The Roseibium alexandrii DFL-11 genome window below encodes:
- the traA gene encoding Ti-type conjugative transfer relaxase TraA yields MAIYHFHVQVISRSGGRSSVAAAAYRHRAQMTVSNDSDHKTFDYALRDGDLVHEELALPDQTPEWFRTLIDGRSVAGASEALWNAVEAHETRINAQLAREIVLALPSELSREENIALVQGYVGQAFTSRGMVADWVYHDKENNPHVHVMLTMAPLTEKGFGSKWETLLDENGEPVRKGGKIQYRAWAGDKETLKQWRELWSIHANKSLELAGHDARIDHRSYEAQGIELLPTSKIGVQARNISSQAKVQGREPGLERSVWHAESRLENVRRITRRPEIVIDAITREKSVFDERDIAKYLHRYVDDEAKFQDLLARVLNSPDVVILAVEAVDPETDEMEPAKFTSREMMRLEAEMARRADHLVSVSSHGVDARLRDRMLSSVQKLSDEQRVAIERITGEERMASVVGRAGAGKTTMMKAAREVWEANGYQVVGAALAGKAAEGLEKEAGIASRTLASWQLSWGRGEGLPDKKSVFVIDEAGMVDSRQMSVFVETIAKAGAKLVLVGDAEQLQPIEAGAAFRSLTDRTGYAELGTIYRQREQWMRDASMDLARGDVVTAIRAYQSNGHVINMPLKDQVFGKLIDDWSRDYDPSKSMLMLAHLREDVYRLNRMARLVLIERGVIETGEKFRTEEGYRFFAVGDQIVFLKNDRDMNVKNGMLGRVIEAGEGRILAEIGDIGSDQIRRVEVNQKTYRNVDHGYATTIHKSQGATVDKVKVLATLSLDRHLTYVAMTRHREDVKLYHGALSFAKNGGLTEVLSRKGAKDTTLDYAGSELYAQALSYANSRGLYGLRVARAMVQNQRRWFAEQKAKLSELGERLLSLGEKLGIGLTGLERGLAEETNTVQRQSREHPATSQPWIAGVKMWAMSIPDAVETRLQSDATLTTHWAEVQNRARLVYERPEQAVKAMRIKDILKLDGEAQTTARDRLTEDLANTPEQFGALRGKTGMLAGRTAREDREQALNNVPQLSDDVKTYIRLRAEIGDLRTVELERERDLSRIDIPALSPVAETVLSRIRDAIDRNDLNAGLSFLLADKMVEAELGEVAVKLDQRFGERAFVGMAKPEGIAFEKVAARVADEDRARLADAWPTFNAIQKINAKRQSLEQAQAQALKKDLSKDQGMIR; encoded by the coding sequence ATGGCCATCTACCATTTTCATGTCCAGGTGATCTCCCGGAGCGGAGGCCGGTCTAGTGTTGCGGCTGCTGCTTACCGGCATCGTGCACAAATGACGGTGTCGAACGACTCCGATCACAAGACATTCGACTACGCCCTCAGGGACGGCGATCTGGTCCATGAGGAACTGGCGCTGCCGGATCAGACGCCGGAATGGTTCCGGACGCTGATCGATGGTCGGAGTGTGGCGGGTGCCAGTGAAGCGCTCTGGAATGCGGTCGAGGCGCACGAGACGCGTATCAATGCACAGCTTGCCCGGGAGATTGTTTTGGCGCTTCCGTCTGAACTCAGCCGGGAGGAGAACATCGCCCTGGTGCAGGGTTATGTTGGGCAAGCCTTTACATCGCGGGGCATGGTTGCGGATTGGGTCTATCACGACAAGGAAAACAATCCGCACGTCCATGTGATGCTGACGATGGCGCCGCTCACCGAGAAGGGCTTCGGGTCGAAGTGGGAAACTCTTCTCGATGAGAATGGCGAGCCTGTCCGGAAGGGCGGCAAAATTCAGTATCGAGCCTGGGCGGGCGACAAGGAAACGCTGAAACAGTGGCGTGAGCTTTGGTCGATCCATGCAAACAAGAGCCTGGAGCTTGCCGGGCACGATGCGCGGATTGATCATCGCAGCTATGAGGCCCAGGGCATTGAACTGCTGCCCACATCGAAGATCGGTGTGCAGGCGCGCAACATTTCTAGCCAGGCAAAAGTGCAAGGGCGCGAACCCGGCTTGGAACGCTCGGTCTGGCATGCGGAAAGCCGTCTTGAAAATGTCAGGCGGATCACGCGCCGGCCGGAAATCGTCATTGATGCTATCACGCGCGAGAAGAGCGTTTTCGATGAGCGGGATATTGCAAAATACCTTCACCGCTACGTGGACGATGAGGCTAAGTTCCAGGATCTGCTTGCACGCGTTCTGAATTCCCCAGACGTTGTGATACTTGCTGTCGAAGCAGTTGATCCGGAGACAGACGAAATGGAACCGGCGAAGTTTACCAGCCGGGAGATGATGCGGCTTGAGGCAGAGATGGCGCGGCGGGCGGATCATCTTGTGTCCGTTTCTTCGCATGGTGTGGACGCGCGTTTGCGCGACCGAATGCTTTCGAGCGTCCAAAAACTTTCCGATGAGCAGCGCGTTGCGATCGAGCGCATCACGGGTGAGGAGCGCATGGCGTCGGTCGTTGGCCGGGCAGGGGCGGGCAAAACCACGATGATGAAAGCCGCGCGCGAGGTATGGGAGGCAAACGGCTATCAGGTCGTCGGCGCCGCACTTGCGGGCAAGGCGGCCGAGGGTCTCGAGAAAGAAGCCGGGATCGCATCGCGCACTTTGGCGTCTTGGCAATTGTCCTGGGGACGGGGAGAGGGGCTCCCTGACAAAAAGTCCGTCTTCGTGATCGATGAAGCCGGCATGGTCGACAGCCGACAGATGAGCGTCTTTGTCGAAACGATCGCCAAGGCCGGAGCCAAGCTTGTTCTGGTCGGAGATGCGGAACAGCTGCAGCCGATTGAAGCGGGCGCTGCCTTCCGGTCGTTGACCGATCGAACCGGATACGCGGAACTCGGCACGATCTACCGGCAGCGTGAACAATGGATGCGCGATGCGTCCATGGATCTTGCGCGCGGCGATGTCGTAACCGCGATCCGTGCCTACCAGTCCAATGGTCATGTCATCAACATGCCGCTCAAGGATCAGGTTTTCGGGAAGCTGATCGACGACTGGTCACGCGACTACGATCCGTCGAAGTCGATGCTGATGCTGGCGCATTTGCGGGAAGATGTGTACCGGCTCAACCGGATGGCTCGGCTAGTGTTGATCGAGCGCGGCGTGATCGAAACGGGAGAAAAATTCCGCACTGAAGAGGGCTATCGGTTCTTTGCCGTCGGCGACCAGATCGTGTTCTTGAAAAACGACCGTGACATGAACGTGAAAAACGGAATGCTCGGGCGTGTCATCGAGGCGGGCGAAGGGCGCATCCTCGCGGAGATCGGTGATATCGGTTCCGATCAGATCCGGCGCGTCGAGGTCAACCAGAAGACCTATCGCAATGTCGATCATGGCTACGCGACAACGATACACAAATCGCAAGGCGCCACGGTCGACAAGGTGAAGGTGCTGGCAACGCTCTCCCTCGACCGGCACTTGACCTATGTGGCGATGACCAGGCACCGGGAGGACGTAAAGCTCTATCATGGGGCCTTGTCCTTCGCGAAGAACGGTGGATTGACAGAAGTGCTTTCCAGGAAGGGTGCAAAGGATACCACGCTCGATTACGCGGGTTCGGAGCTTTACGCCCAGGCTCTCAGCTACGCAAATAGCCGGGGGCTCTATGGACTACGGGTTGCCAGGGCGATGGTCCAGAACCAGCGTCGCTGGTTTGCCGAGCAGAAGGCAAAACTCTCGGAGCTCGGTGAGCGGCTATTGTCCCTCGGTGAAAAGCTGGGGATTGGCTTGACCGGCCTTGAGCGAGGTCTTGCTGAGGAGACGAATACCGTCCAAAGACAGTCGCGCGAACATCCTGCCACATCACAACCCTGGATCGCGGGAGTGAAAATGTGGGCCATGTCCATTCCTGACGCTGTGGAGACCAGGTTGCAGTCGGATGCCACGTTGACAACTCATTGGGCCGAAGTTCAGAACCGCGCCCGGCTCGTTTACGAGCGGCCGGAACAGGCCGTCAAGGCGATGCGGATCAAGGACATCTTGAAGCTGGACGGCGAAGCGCAAACCACGGCTCGCGACCGGCTCACAGAAGATTTGGCCAATACACCTGAGCAGTTCGGTGCGCTACGCGGCAAGACTGGCATGTTGGCAGGCAGGACCGCCCGCGAGGACCGCGAGCAAGCATTAAACAATGTTCCGCAGCTCAGCGATGATGTGAAAACCTATATACGTCTCAGGGCCGAGATCGGTGATTTGCGTACCGTGGAACTGGAGCGCGAACGCGATCTGTCACGTATCGACATACCGGCGCTGTCACCGGTGGCCGAGACGGTCTTGTCGCGAATCCGCGATGCCATCGACCGGAACGATCTTAATGCGGGCCTGTCCTTCCTTCTGGCGGACAAAATGGTCGAGGCCGAGCTGGGGGAAGTTGCCGTCAAGCTGGATCAGCGGTTTGGGGAGAGGGCGTTTGTCGGCATGGCCAAGCCGGAGGGAATTGCCTTTGAGAAGGTGGCTGCCCGGGTTGCCGATGAAGACCGGGCCAGGCTTGCCGACGCATGGCCGACGTTCAATGCCATCCAGAAGATCAACGCCAAAAGGCAATCTCTGGAGCAAGCTCAGGCGCAGGCCTTGAAAAAGGATCTGTCCAAGGATCAGGGCATGATCCGGTGA
- a CDS encoding TraC family protein, producing the protein MAPRTSKTASEQIDDIEAQIAKLQQKKRQVLKKQSERVAKLVMESGLAELDIDEAELAKALNDLAARFQKPAASQNHAAAPQN; encoded by the coding sequence ATGGCTCCGCGCACTTCCAAAACCGCCTCCGAGCAGATCGACGACATCGAAGCTCAGATCGCCAAGCTCCAGCAGAAGAAAAGACAGGTGCTCAAAAAGCAGTCTGAGCGGGTCGCCAAGCTCGTCATGGAGAGCGGTCTCGCCGAACTCGACATCGATGAGGCCGAACTCGCCAAAGCCTTGAACGACCTCGCCGCCCGATTTCAAAAGCCGGCCGCTTCACAAAATCACGCTGCAGCTCCGCAGAATTGA
- the traD gene encoding conjugal transfer protein TraD yields MLDRKKDAREKIQLGGLIVKAGLRKTDKAILLGILMDASNRLGDMNERDRWRVIGKAAFKNDTQKGAAVPDPDSPHANGTMGPHRD; encoded by the coding sequence TTGCTGGACCGCAAGAAAGACGCACGCGAAAAAATCCAGCTTGGCGGCCTCATCGTCAAAGCCGGACTTCGCAAGACAGACAAGGCCATCCTACTCGGCATTCTCATGGATGCTTCGAACCGCCTTGGCGACATGAATGAGCGCGACAGATGGCGCGTAATCGGAAAGGCCGCATTCAAGAATGACACTCAAAAGGGCGCTGCTGTTCCTGATCCCGATAGCCCTCATGCTAATGGCACTATGGGGCCTCACCGGGATTGA